The proteins below come from a single Halobacillus salinarum genomic window:
- a CDS encoding 3-hydroxyacyl-CoA dehydrogenase family protein — MINLAVIGAGAMGHQIAMLAALGGYSTTLHDVKEDSLENASEKLNKIMDKWVKKSKVTEAERTEAFERLSFTTTLEEAAREADFIIEAVTERLEVKREVFTKLDQIAPPHTVLATNSSTIVSSLLADATRRPKQVCNMHFFFPPLVMDCVEIVKGEHTSEETVQKSIEVCERMKRTAVLLKKEVSGFVANRLLLALQKEAMHLYEEGYADFQDIDKIARKALNHPIGPFELMDLSGIDVGYYVMQQQYEESGNPQDQPSETLLNKMKAGELGRKTGRGFYSYH; from the coding sequence ATGATAAACCTTGCTGTTATAGGTGCGGGAGCAATGGGACATCAGATTGCTATGTTGGCAGCATTGGGAGGATATTCTACAACGCTGCATGATGTTAAGGAAGATTCTTTAGAAAACGCGAGCGAAAAGTTGAATAAAATTATGGACAAATGGGTTAAGAAAAGCAAGGTTACCGAAGCTGAACGAACGGAAGCTTTTGAACGATTATCCTTTACTACCACTTTAGAAGAAGCAGCCCGGGAAGCCGATTTTATCATTGAAGCTGTGACTGAAAGGCTTGAGGTAAAGCGGGAAGTGTTCACCAAGCTCGATCAAATTGCCCCTCCTCACACCGTGCTGGCTACAAATTCCAGTACAATAGTCAGTTCTCTTCTAGCTGATGCAACCCGCCGTCCGAAGCAAGTATGCAACATGCACTTCTTTTTCCCGCCACTCGTAATGGATTGTGTCGAAATTGTCAAAGGAGAACATACCTCAGAAGAAACGGTACAAAAGTCAATCGAAGTCTGTGAACGAATGAAACGGACAGCAGTTTTGCTGAAAAAAGAAGTATCAGGGTTTGTGGCCAACCGCCTGCTGCTCGCTCTTCAAAAAGAAGCCATGCACTTGTATGAGGAAGGATATGCCGACTTTCAGGACATTGACAAGATTGCCAGGAAAGCACTGAACCATCCCATAGGTCCATTCGAACTGATGGACTTATCCGGAATCGATGTTGGCTATTATGTGATGCAGCAGCAATACGAAGAATCAGGTAACCCGCAAGACCAACCATCAGAAACACTGCTTAATAAAATGAAGGCAGGAGAACTAGGAAGAAAAACAGGCCGAGGATTTTATTCATACCATTAA
- a CDS encoding enoyl-CoA hydratase/isomerase family protein — MNVNENEHLIVNINGPVMSCVLNRPESLNAFSDEMIAALQRALKTAADKEDIKAVILSGSGRAFSAGGDIKNMDKASPKDIYDHVGKLNDAVLMIKEINKPVIAVVHGYAAGAGLNLALACDQILAGEECKFVLSFAQVGLAADGGGSYFLTRLLGPYRAKELLFRAEPIPVETALEWGLVNQVIPLSDLEEQAVNYAIELSKGPGQAIGMMKKLVNQAENSELASILEQERLAQTLMVTTEDHKEGIQAFQEKRPPVFTGK; from the coding sequence ATGAATGTTAATGAAAATGAACACCTTATCGTAAATATTAATGGTCCTGTCATGTCTTGTGTATTAAATCGTCCTGAAAGTTTAAATGCTTTTTCAGATGAAATGATTGCTGCCTTACAGAGAGCTTTGAAGACTGCGGCAGATAAAGAAGATATAAAGGCTGTCATCCTTTCAGGGTCAGGACGCGCTTTTTCGGCTGGCGGAGATATCAAAAACATGGACAAAGCTTCTCCAAAAGATATCTATGACCATGTAGGAAAATTAAATGATGCCGTACTTATGATCAAAGAAATAAATAAACCCGTAATTGCTGTTGTTCATGGCTATGCGGCCGGAGCTGGTCTGAACTTGGCCCTCGCCTGTGATCAGATTCTCGCGGGTGAAGAATGCAAATTCGTCTTAAGCTTTGCTCAAGTAGGATTAGCAGCAGACGGAGGAGGGTCCTATTTTTTAACAAGATTGTTAGGTCCGTATCGAGCTAAGGAATTACTGTTTCGTGCAGAGCCTATTCCAGTAGAAACCGCACTGGAATGGGGGTTGGTCAATCAGGTAATCCCGCTTTCCGACTTGGAAGAACAGGCAGTAAACTATGCCATCGAGCTTTCTAAAGGGCCGGGACAGGCAATTGGAATGATGAAAAAGCTGGTAAATCAAGCTGAAAATTCGGAACTAGCCTCTATCTTGGAGCAAGAACGGCTTGCCCAGACACTTATGGTTACTACTGAGGATCATAAGGAGGGAATACAAGCCTTTCAAGAGAAACGACCTCCTGTTTTTACAGGGAAATAA
- a CDS encoding putative hydro-lyase has product MDVSMITPAQARRLIRDEEWTKPTAGMCHGFIQANLVIIPKHMAYDFLLFCQRNPKPCPVIEVTDTGSAVPETVAPEADLRTDLPRYRVYYDGNLHEERLSITSLWKEDFTTFLLGCSFTFEQALLDNGIFIRHIEEKKNVPMYKTNIPCNPAGRFHGPMVVSMRPVKEKDLVRTVQVTSRFPSVHGAPVHIGSPDSIGIHDLNRPDFGDAVTVKEDEVPVFWACGVTPQAIAMQMKPEIMITHAPGHMFITNDKNETYSV; this is encoded by the coding sequence ATGGACGTCTCAATGATTACTCCTGCGCAAGCGAGAAGATTAATTCGTGATGAGGAGTGGACGAAACCAACTGCAGGCATGTGTCATGGGTTTATCCAAGCCAATCTAGTTATTATCCCTAAACATATGGCATATGATTTTTTACTATTCTGTCAAAGAAACCCCAAACCTTGCCCCGTCATTGAAGTTACTGATACAGGTTCGGCTGTCCCGGAAACCGTAGCCCCTGAAGCCGACTTGCGAACAGATCTGCCCCGCTACCGCGTGTACTATGACGGAAACCTGCACGAAGAGCGACTGTCGATTACGTCCTTATGGAAAGAGGATTTTACTACCTTTTTACTAGGATGCAGCTTTACTTTTGAACAAGCCTTGTTAGACAATGGCATTTTCATCCGGCATATTGAAGAAAAGAAAAACGTCCCCATGTATAAGACGAATATCCCTTGTAATCCCGCCGGTAGATTTCACGGTCCTATGGTGGTCAGTATGAGGCCGGTGAAAGAAAAAGATCTCGTAAGAACTGTACAAGTTACCAGCCGCTTCCCTTCCGTACATGGAGCGCCAGTACATATCGGCAGCCCCGATTCTATTGGGATTCACGATCTTAACAGGCCGGACTTTGGGGATGCCGTAACTGTGAAAGAAGATGAGGTACCAGTTTTCTGGGCGTGCGGTGTAACTCCACAGGCTATCGCTATGCAAATGAAACCAGAAATCATGATCACTCATGCTCCCGGACATATGTTTATAACCAACGATAAAAACGAAACATATAGTGTATAA
- a CDS encoding LamB/YcsF family protein — translation MKKVDINCDMGESFGTYQIGQDEEILDYVTSANIACGFHAGDPSIMRKTVQLAIEKNTGIGVHPGLPDLAGFGRRFIDITPQEAYDMVVYQIGALQSFVQAEGGSLQHVKPHGALYNRASKQKDLAEAIAEAVYKVDPALILFGLAGSELVKAGRKTGLITASEVFADRTYQSDGSLTSRREPDALITDQEQAVNQVIKMVKEKKVHTLQNEEIGIEADTICIHGDGAHALEFANYINSALKESGIEAAKISNVLND, via the coding sequence ATGAAAAAAGTAGATATTAATTGTGATATGGGCGAGAGTTTTGGTACTTATCAAATTGGTCAGGATGAGGAAATCCTTGATTACGTAACGTCTGCAAACATTGCTTGTGGATTTCATGCAGGAGACCCTTCCATTATGAGAAAAACGGTGCAGCTTGCCATTGAGAAAAACACTGGCATCGGAGTCCATCCCGGGCTGCCTGATCTGGCGGGTTTTGGACGAAGGTTTATTGATATTACACCTCAAGAAGCCTATGATATGGTCGTTTATCAAATCGGTGCCCTTCAAAGTTTTGTCCAGGCAGAAGGAGGCTCGCTCCAGCACGTAAAGCCGCACGGAGCTTTGTATAACCGCGCCTCTAAGCAGAAAGATTTAGCTGAGGCTATTGCGGAAGCTGTTTATAAAGTAGATCCAGCTCTTATTCTCTTTGGATTGGCCGGGAGTGAACTAGTCAAGGCAGGGAGGAAAACCGGGTTGATTACAGCAAGCGAAGTCTTTGCTGATCGTACCTACCAAAGCGATGGGTCACTCACCTCCCGCAGAGAACCTGATGCCCTCATTACTGATCAGGAACAAGCCGTAAACCAGGTAATCAAGATGGTAAAAGAAAAGAAAGTACACACCCTTCAAAATGAAGAGATTGGCATTGAAGCAGATACGATTTGCATACACGGGGACGGTGCCCATGCATTAGAGTTTGCTAATTACATCAACTCGGCTCTCAAGGAGTCGGGCATCGAAGCAGCTAAAATCAGTAACGTATTAAATGATTAG
- a CDS encoding STAS domain-containing protein: MQRNKDLYHYLMDKAEKLTKEWYESLDKSDPTGVYASRDPEVIRNLKKQNFEFHQHVCKVFIEEKQVFLKDFDQWLYKIATDDGHLRTPTHFIMREFIRVRNQYLEFIEIFSKNRNEPQHKIDLWKSTIIEVFDTALLRFTEEKSKYTEKQLEEQQHVINDNSSPVIDLTNGKALLPLVGEIDEARAATILENTLQDCMKKAVSHLFIDLSGVFMVDTMVAHQIFQLLQGLKLIGVNVTLSGIRPEIAQTAVQLGIDFKNIPITSTLAQALATMNE, from the coding sequence ATGCAGAGAAATAAAGATTTATATCATTATCTTATGGACAAGGCAGAGAAGCTTACGAAAGAGTGGTACGAATCATTAGATAAAAGTGACCCCACAGGCGTGTATGCCTCAAGAGATCCTGAAGTGATCCGGAACTTAAAAAAACAGAACTTTGAATTTCACCAGCATGTATGTAAAGTGTTTATTGAGGAAAAGCAGGTATTTCTCAAAGATTTTGACCAGTGGCTCTATAAAATTGCTACAGATGATGGACATTTGAGGACTCCCACCCATTTTATCATGAGAGAGTTTATCAGAGTCAGAAATCAATACTTGGAATTCATTGAAATATTTAGTAAAAACCGTAACGAGCCTCAACACAAAATTGATTTATGGAAATCGACCATTATTGAAGTGTTCGATACGGCGTTGCTGCGCTTTACAGAAGAAAAATCTAAATACACAGAGAAACAGCTGGAAGAACAGCAGCACGTGATTAATGATAACAGCTCCCCCGTTATCGATTTAACAAACGGAAAAGCGCTTTTACCTCTTGTCGGGGAAATTGATGAAGCCAGAGCAGCCACCATTCTGGAAAATACCTTACAGGATTGCATGAAAAAAGCAGTCAGTCATTTATTTATTGACCTATCCGGGGTATTCATGGTCGATACGATGGTCGCCCACCAGATTTTTCAACTGCTGCAAGGATTAAAGCTCATTGGAGTAAATGTCACTCTTTCCGGTATCCGGCCGGAAATCGCTCAAACAGCGGTCCAACTGGGGATTGATTTCAAAAATATACCCATCACCTCTACGCTTGCCCAGGCACTTGCAACAATGAACGAATAA
- a CDS encoding acyl-CoA thioesterase translates to MHELEVNVRFCETDLLGHVNNNNFFVYMEDSRIQFFKDLNLVADDWNFILASTKCDFIKQVYFNQTLLIQSHVMKIGNTSFHLEQDMYEKDSGELVAKGTSVIVQFDFHSQKSVPLTDEMRAELEYHQLATN, encoded by the coding sequence ATGCATGAATTAGAAGTGAACGTAAGATTTTGCGAAACAGATTTATTAGGACATGTGAATAATAATAATTTTTTTGTTTATATGGAAGATTCACGAATTCAATTTTTTAAAGATTTAAACTTGGTAGCAGACGATTGGAATTTCATCCTTGCATCTACTAAATGTGATTTTATTAAACAAGTCTACTTTAACCAGACGCTGCTGATTCAAAGTCACGTCATGAAAATTGGAAACACAAGCTTTCATCTGGAACAGGATATGTATGAAAAAGACTCTGGAGAGTTAGTTGCTAAAGGCACCTCGGTAATTGTGCAGTTTGATTTTCACAGCCAGAAGAGTGTGCCGCTTACAGATGAAATGAGAGCGGAGCTTGAGTACCACCAATTAGCAACGAATTAG
- a CDS encoding phosphotransferase family protein, translating to MVRTENTQSVRKGEELDTRVLEEFLKAHVAGFPDSHLEIRQFGAGHSNLTYELKAGDWQSVLRRPPKGPVAPKAHDMKREYSLLKAVHPVFPLAPAPILFNNQLFKFPFFLMERRKGIVFDSDIPNELLSCPNLGEKLSETMVERLVELHTIDYQKTDLAAMVKPEGFMERQVHGWIQRFERAGTDDVDSGSRVIQWLKNHIPENTEAAVIHYDYKFNNAMFDSTDPCKMTGLFDWEMATVGDPLADLGAAMSYWIEDSDPELLKNGLGKPPVTVKKGFYTRRKFIERYAEKSGRNIDQIKIYLTFAYFKLAGIVQQIYYRYKNGQTNDPRFAHMNQFVNALLKQAEQQAGLS from the coding sequence ATGGTACGAACAGAAAACACACAAAGCGTTCGGAAAGGGGAAGAATTAGACACACGAGTATTGGAAGAATTTTTGAAAGCTCATGTAGCTGGTTTCCCTGATAGTCATTTGGAAATTCGTCAATTCGGGGCAGGACATTCAAATTTAACCTATGAGTTAAAAGCTGGAGATTGGCAGTCTGTACTGCGCAGGCCTCCTAAAGGTCCAGTGGCTCCTAAGGCGCATGATATGAAAAGAGAATATTCGCTTTTGAAAGCGGTACATCCCGTTTTTCCATTAGCACCAGCACCCATTCTGTTTAATAATCAATTATTTAAATTTCCTTTTTTTCTTATGGAAAGAAGGAAAGGCATTGTTTTTGATAGCGACATTCCTAATGAATTGCTGTCTTGTCCTAATTTAGGTGAAAAGCTGTCAGAGACCATGGTTGAACGCCTTGTAGAGCTTCATACCATTGATTATCAAAAAACGGACTTAGCCGCGATGGTTAAGCCTGAAGGATTTATGGAGCGGCAGGTGCATGGCTGGATTCAACGATTTGAAAGGGCGGGAACGGACGATGTCGATTCAGGGTCACGCGTAATCCAATGGTTGAAAAATCATATTCCTGAGAATACGGAAGCTGCTGTAATTCACTATGATTATAAGTTTAATAATGCCATGTTTGACTCCACGGATCCATGCAAAATGACGGGCTTATTCGATTGGGAAATGGCGACTGTTGGGGATCCTCTAGCTGATTTAGGGGCAGCGATGAGCTATTGGATTGAAGATTCGGACCCAGAGCTGTTAAAGAACGGACTGGGCAAACCTCCAGTTACCGTTAAAAAAGGGTTTTATACAAGAAGGAAGTTTATAGAGCGATACGCTGAAAAGAGTGGACGAAATATTGATCAAATTAAAATTTACTTGACCTTTGCTTATTTTAAACTTGCAGGGATCGTCCAGCAAATCTATTACAGGTATAAAAATGGACAAACGAATGATCCAAGATTTGCACATATGAATCAATTTGTAAATGCTTTACTTAAACAGGCTGAACAGCAGGCCGGTCTATCCTAA
- a CDS encoding SDR family oxidoreductase — MSVKDLFDLTGKTAIVTGGGRGLGEQIADGLADAGANLVIASRKKEVCDQAAERLKNKHEIKVLSLKCDVTSREDVEHLVQSTVDEFQTIDILVNNSGATWGAPALEMPVEAFQKVMNVNVTGTFSVSQRVGEIMVKQQSGKIINIASVAGLGGVDPQFMDTVGYNASKGAVITFTKDLAVKWGPHNIQVNALAPGFFPTKMSEVVIEKGGDLILERTPLGRFGSEEDLKGAALFLASSASNYVTGDVLVVDGGMHAYC, encoded by the coding sequence ATGAGTGTGAAAGACCTCTTTGACTTAACAGGAAAGACTGCGATTGTGACTGGAGGGGGAAGAGGGCTCGGCGAACAAATCGCGGACGGGCTGGCTGATGCAGGAGCTAACTTGGTGATAGCTTCCCGTAAGAAAGAAGTCTGTGATCAAGCAGCTGAACGTTTAAAAAATAAACATGAAATTAAAGTTCTATCTCTAAAGTGCGATGTGACCAGCCGGGAGGATGTTGAACATTTGGTTCAAAGCACAGTAGATGAATTCCAAACCATAGATATTCTTGTCAATAACAGTGGGGCTACGTGGGGGGCACCGGCTCTTGAAATGCCTGTGGAAGCTTTTCAAAAAGTGATGAATGTCAATGTTACAGGAACGTTTTCAGTCTCTCAAAGGGTAGGCGAAATAATGGTAAAGCAGCAATCCGGAAAGATTATCAACATCGCTTCTGTAGCAGGGCTTGGTGGAGTCGATCCGCAGTTTATGGATACTGTTGGATATAATGCCAGCAAAGGAGCAGTCATCACTTTTACGAAAGATCTTGCTGTTAAATGGGGACCCCATAATATTCAAGTCAACGCGTTAGCTCCCGGTTTTTTTCCAACGAAAATGTCAGAAGTGGTCATTGAGAAAGGGGGAGATTTAATCTTGGAACGCACACCACTAGGAAGGTTTGGTTCCGAAGAAGATTTAAAGGGAGCAGCCCTGTTTCTTGCTTCTTCTGCTTCTAATTACGTTACCGGCGATGTACTTGTAGTCGATGGAGGGATGCATGCCTATTGCTAA
- a CDS encoding CotY/CotZ family spore coat protein has translation MSCHSNSKACVKDVVRAIIDAQDEVADRDCCSTGCDQSIAELLSPSGTNGNNATTIPFLLYCDCKPFIGTGLVRDNGTYDCIETPVFKACKFVEGSDTCVQLELLQPVYDASVSQNCVRKDGLCSLLEGVTDFYSTRVCITVDLNCFCAISCLDPIRPLSNLPVTRCSSMD, from the coding sequence ATGAGTTGTCACTCAAATAGCAAAGCTTGTGTAAAAGATGTAGTTCGCGCTATTATCGATGCACAGGATGAAGTGGCTGACCGCGATTGTTGTTCTACTGGATGTGACCAATCCATTGCTGAGCTTCTATCACCTTCTGGAACGAACGGAAACAATGCAACAACGATTCCATTTTTGCTCTACTGCGATTGCAAACCATTTATCGGAACAGGACTTGTGCGTGATAACGGGACTTACGACTGCATCGAAACTCCAGTTTTCAAAGCCTGTAAGTTCGTAGAGGGCAGCGACACCTGTGTACAGCTTGAACTGTTGCAGCCAGTTTACGATGCAAGTGTATCTCAAAACTGTGTTCGTAAAGATGGACTTTGCAGCCTGCTAGAAGGCGTCACGGACTTCTATTCCACTCGCGTGTGTATTACTGTAGACTTAAATTGCTTCTGCGCAATCTCCTGCCTGGATCCAATTCGTCCGCTGAGCAATCTGCCTGTCACACGCTGCTCAAGTATGGATTAA
- a CDS encoding acyl-CoA dehydrogenase family protein produces MDFQHSSKAKEYQKRVQAFMEEHVYPNEKVFEDQLNAQETRWADVPPIIEKLKKRAKNEGLWNLFLPDHTYGAGLSNVEYAPLCELMGRSLIGPEVFNCNAPDTGNMELLYRYGSEIQKSQWLTPLLNGEIRSCFTMTEPDVASSDATNIEAHIEKDGDEYVLNGHKWWSSGAGDPRCKLAVFMGKSNPAAPRHEQQSMILVPMDTPGISVKRMLPVFGYDHAPHGHGEIVFDDVRVPAENMIWGEGKGFAIAQGRLGPGRIHHCMRLIGAAERALEDLCKRVQKRVAFHKPLADQGVVREWIADSRIELEQARLLTLSAASKMDQEGNKAAKAEIAMIKVTAPAVALTVIDRAIQAHGAAGISDDFTLAAQWANARTLRLADGPDEVHRRQIAKMELSKYKE; encoded by the coding sequence TTGGATTTTCAGCATTCATCCAAAGCAAAAGAGTATCAGAAGAGAGTCCAAGCTTTTATGGAAGAGCATGTGTACCCAAATGAGAAAGTTTTTGAAGACCAACTGAATGCTCAAGAAACTCGGTGGGCAGATGTGCCTCCGATTATTGAGAAGCTGAAAAAAAGAGCCAAAAACGAGGGGTTATGGAACTTGTTTCTGCCGGACCATACATATGGGGCAGGATTGTCTAATGTAGAATACGCACCTTTATGTGAGCTGATGGGACGTTCACTAATTGGACCGGAAGTATTCAATTGCAATGCACCGGATACGGGAAACATGGAACTTCTATACCGTTACGGAAGCGAGATCCAAAAAAGTCAATGGCTCACTCCATTGCTGAATGGCGAAATACGCTCTTGTTTTACGATGACAGAGCCTGATGTTGCCTCCTCTGATGCAACAAATATAGAAGCTCATATCGAAAAAGATGGCGATGAATATGTTCTGAACGGCCATAAGTGGTGGTCATCCGGAGCTGGTGATCCACGGTGCAAGCTGGCTGTTTTTATGGGGAAGAGCAATCCTGCGGCTCCAAGACATGAGCAGCAATCTATGATTCTTGTGCCTATGGATACCCCGGGAATTAGTGTGAAACGGATGCTGCCGGTTTTTGGCTATGACCATGCTCCTCATGGCCATGGAGAAATCGTTTTCGACGATGTCCGTGTCCCCGCTGAAAATATGATTTGGGGAGAGGGAAAAGGCTTTGCCATAGCTCAAGGTAGACTTGGTCCGGGGCGTATCCACCATTGTATGCGTTTGATTGGGGCTGCAGAGAGAGCGCTTGAGGATTTGTGTAAGCGCGTTCAAAAACGCGTTGCCTTTCATAAGCCATTAGCTGACCAAGGAGTAGTAAGAGAATGGATTGCAGATTCGCGTATTGAATTAGAACAAGCAAGACTGCTTACTTTAAGCGCAGCGAGCAAAATGGATCAGGAAGGAAACAAAGCAGCGAAAGCGGAGATCGCTATGATTAAAGTGACGGCACCAGCAGTGGCATTAACAGTGATTGACCGGGCAATTCAGGCACACGGGGCTGCAGGAATCAGCGATGATTTTACATTAGCCGCCCAATGGGCTAACGCAAGAACACTGAGACTGGCGGATGGTCCGGATGAAGTACACAGAAGGCAAATCGCAAAAATGGAATTATCCAAATATAAGGAGTGA
- a CDS encoding NRAMP family divalent metal transporter codes for MKQESKTSLLLGAAFLMATSAIGPGFLTQTTHFTEQLAASFGFVILASIIIDMGAQLNIWRIIAIAERPAQDIANSLLPGLGYFLAFLIVAGGLAFNIGNIAGAGLGTNVLFGVSPELGAFLSGIVAVAIFLVREAGKVMDRFAQIAGFIMIGLTIYVMFSAKPPVAEAALRTVAPDTIDFLAIITLVGGTVGGYITFAGGHRLLDAGVKGKESLRYVNQSSISAIGIASIMRIFLFLAALGVVAAGTTLNPDNPPASVFQAAAGNIGYKIFGVIMWAAAVTSVVGAAYTSVSFIRTFSKTIEKYHKSFIVGFIVVSTLVFVSVGKPVKILILVGSLNGLILPIALGVMLLAAHKSRIVGNYKHPLWMTVFGGLIVIAMAYMGGVSLIEGIPKLF; via the coding sequence ATGAAACAAGAATCGAAAACTAGTCTTCTTCTTGGCGCTGCTTTCCTAATGGCAACATCCGCCATTGGCCCGGGCTTTTTAACTCAAACTACCCATTTTACCGAGCAGCTGGCTGCAAGCTTCGGATTTGTTATCCTCGCTTCGATTATCATTGATATGGGAGCGCAGTTGAATATTTGGCGGATCATTGCTATTGCTGAACGTCCGGCACAGGATATTGCGAATAGTCTTTTGCCTGGACTAGGGTACTTTCTTGCTTTCCTGATCGTCGCAGGCGGCCTTGCCTTTAATATTGGAAATATTGCTGGAGCTGGACTTGGAACCAATGTATTATTTGGCGTCTCTCCAGAATTAGGAGCTTTTTTAAGCGGCATCGTAGCTGTCGCGATATTTCTTGTGAGGGAAGCTGGCAAGGTTATGGATCGTTTTGCTCAAATTGCTGGTTTTATCATGATAGGACTTACTATATACGTCATGTTTTCTGCAAAACCTCCTGTAGCAGAAGCTGCTTTAAGGACAGTAGCACCAGATACTATTGACTTCTTGGCGATTATTACCCTTGTCGGTGGAACCGTCGGGGGTTACATTACCTTTGCCGGAGGGCATCGTCTTCTTGATGCCGGGGTAAAAGGGAAAGAATCCCTCCGCTATGTAAACCAAAGCTCTATTTCAGCGATTGGTATTGCGTCTATTATGAGAATCTTCCTCTTCCTGGCTGCATTAGGTGTCGTAGCTGCCGGTACAACCCTTAATCCGGACAACCCACCCGCTTCTGTATTTCAAGCTGCAGCAGGAAACATAGGTTATAAAATTTTCGGTGTCATCATGTGGGCGGCGGCTGTAACTTCGGTAGTAGGGGCGGCTTATACTTCGGTGTCCTTTATTCGAACGTTTAGTAAAACTATTGAAAAATACCATAAGTCATTTATCGTAGGCTTTATTGTTGTTTCTACTTTAGTATTCGTATCCGTGGGAAAACCGGTAAAAATACTCATCCTTGTGGGCTCACTGAATGGTTTAATCTTACCGATTGCACTAGGAGTCATGCTGTTGGCTGCTCATAAATCCAGAATAGTCGGTAATTATAAACATCCGTTGTGGATGACTGTCTTTGGTGGACTCATAGTAATCGCCATGGCTTATATGGGCGGCGTTTCGTTGATTGAAGGAATTCCTAAGTTATTTTAA
- a CDS encoding DUF421 domain-containing protein, giving the protein MPYFLKGILFYVFTLLLLRLGGKRTISNLTPGEVVVMIALGSLMVHPLKSHNIWITLFGGSIIIAGVLTVSIAEVHIPFLKKFIQGEPVVVIESGRILHQNLKKLKMTEEELRMQLRIHNVAYVEDVKTATFEVSGKLGVEFATTHYEELQALKQEVQRLSLLVDPEHKSEDYEEKTIEKESIFSNVKK; this is encoded by the coding sequence GTGCCATATTTTTTAAAAGGAATTCTCTTTTACGTGTTTACCTTACTATTGCTTCGTCTAGGCGGAAAACGAACGATCTCGAATTTAACCCCCGGGGAAGTCGTTGTTATGATTGCGCTCGGCAGCTTAATGGTTCACCCATTAAAAAGCCATAATATTTGGATTACGTTATTTGGAGGTTCAATCATTATTGCTGGAGTTTTAACGGTATCGATTGCAGAAGTCCACATTCCCTTTCTCAAAAAGTTTATCCAAGGAGAGCCAGTGGTGGTCATTGAAAGTGGCAGAATACTTCACCAAAATTTAAAAAAGCTGAAGATGACCGAGGAAGAATTACGAATGCAGCTTAGAATTCATAATGTCGCTTATGTGGAAGATGTAAAAACGGCTACATTTGAAGTCAGTGGGAAATTAGGGGTAGAATTCGCCACAACACATTATGAAGAATTGCAAGCTTTGAAACAGGAGGTCCAGCGGCTTTCATTACTGGTTGATCCTGAGCATAAGAGTGAGGATTATGAGGAAAAGACCATTGAGAAAGAATCTATATTTTCTAACGTAAAGAAGTGA
- a CDS encoding DUF3817 domain-containing protein, protein MSGQAVQRFRIAGLVEGGSLLFLLFIAMPLKYFAGLPEVVTVVGSIHGFLFITYLFVIAYTTIKIRWSMLWVLGAFIVAFIPFGNIWLDQRVKKTFV, encoded by the coding sequence ATGTCAGGTCAAGCTGTCCAGCGCTTTCGGATAGCCGGTTTGGTCGAGGGCGGGTCATTGTTGTTTCTTTTATTTATTGCCATGCCGCTTAAATATTTTGCAGGTCTTCCAGAAGTAGTAACAGTTGTAGGATCGATCCATGGCTTTCTTTTTATTACGTATTTATTTGTAATTGCCTACACCACTATTAAAATCCGCTGGTCAATGCTTTGGGTATTAGGTGCCTTCATTGTAGCATTCATACCATTTGGAAACATTTGGCTGGACCAGCGGGTGAAGAAAACATTTGTATGA
- a CDS encoding TetR/AcrR family transcriptional regulator, producing the protein MKEKMVKTSIALFGTQGFRETSIQDIVEANGITKGTFYYYFKSKEDMLVHIHESFINHLLEQQQSILEDRHTSNRQKLSEVVSMLINNIRTNADSAMVFFRGMRHLSTEKPRRLCRNGLCSKQRSSG; encoded by the coding sequence ATGAAAGAAAAAATGGTCAAGACAAGTATTGCTTTATTCGGAACCCAAGGTTTTCGGGAAACATCCATTCAGGACATCGTAGAAGCTAACGGAATAACAAAAGGAACGTTTTATTATTATTTTAAAAGCAAAGAAGACATGCTTGTTCATATTCATGAGTCCTTTATCAATCATTTATTGGAACAGCAGCAATCCATTTTAGAAGATAGACATACATCCAACCGTCAAAAACTGAGTGAGGTTGTCAGTATGCTGATCAATAATATACGTACCAATGCGGACAGTGCTATGGTCTTCTTTCGGGGGATGCGTCATTTAAGCACGGAAAAACCAAGGAGATTATGCCGAAACGGACTTTGTTCCAAACAAAGGTCCAGTGGATAG